One part of the Humulus lupulus chromosome 9, drHumLupu1.1, whole genome shotgun sequence genome encodes these proteins:
- the LOC133800148 gene encoding protein DJ-1 homolog D-like, producing the protein MEDYEIKVPFQSLEALGCHVDAVCPKKKVGDTCRITVHDFEGDQTYSEKTGHDFVLTANFEGLDASSYDALVIPGGRAPEYLALDKEVIAIVKHFMEANKPVASICHGQQILSAAGVLQNHYILYELKSSDLHKGAVKLNVVLVGATWLEPDPIDRCFTDGNLATGVAWPGQPEFVAELMALLGIKITVSKDDSVILDGAGDEKEIEERCEQEPESLGCLLELSWNEQKSLSLKGATRKFLEYGDEVIITSFCKRLQRSMYMNSLQGDEYNIGFGTCSGKIIPPLP; encoded by the exons ATGGAAGATTACGAGATTAAAGTTCCTTTCCAGTCTCTTGAAGCTCTAGGGTGCCATGTTGATGCAGTTTGCCCCAAAAAGAAGGTTGGTGATACCTGTCGAATTACTGTGCATGATTTTGAAGGTGATCAAACATACAGTGAAAAGACAGGCCATGATTTCGTGTTGACTGCTAATTTCGAAGGTTTAGACGCATCAAGTTATGATGCTCTTGTCATCCCCGGAGGACGAGCTCCAGAGTATCTAGCACTGGATAAGGAAGTCATTGCCATAGTGAAGCACTTTATGGAAGCCAATAAGCCTGTTGCATCTATCTGCCATGGCCAACAGATTTTATCTGCTGCTGGGGTCCTGCAG AACCATTACATTCTATATGAACTGAAGTCAAGTGACTTGcataa GGGAGCTGTAAAACTTAATGTGGTTTTAGTAGGAGCAACTTGGTTGGAACCTGATCCGATCGATCGTTGCTTCACAGATGGAAATTTGGCGACTGGAGTAGCTTGGCCAGGGCAGCCTGAGTTCGTTGCTGAGTTAATGGCATTGCTTGGCATTAAA ATTACAGTATCAAAGGATGATAGTGTCATTCTTGATGGCGCTGGTGACGAGAAAGAAATTGAAGAAAGATGTGAACAG GAGCCAGAGTCCTTAGGATGCTTGTTAGAGTTGTCATGGAATGAACAGAAGTCACTGTCATTGAAAGGGGCAACCCGTAAATTCCTAGAATATGGTGATGAAGTTATCATCACTAGTTTTTGcaaa AGACTGCAAAGGTCTATGTATATGAATTCATTGCAGGGAGATGAATACAACATTGGGTTCGGCACTTGCTCAGGGAAGATCATTCCTCCATTGCCTTGA